In one window of Hevea brasiliensis isolate MT/VB/25A 57/8 chromosome 10, ASM3005281v1, whole genome shotgun sequence DNA:
- the LOC110651737 gene encoding cytochrome P450 71B36, with the protein MVLYTLSLWMPVFLLPFLLLIKRKMGVERENKHLPPSPHKFPIIGNVHQLGGLPHRSLWQLSKKYGPVMLLQLGRVPAVVISSAGAAEEVLKINDLLCCSRPPLAGAGRLSYNYSDIAFAPYGNYWREIRKICVLELFGTKRVQSFRFIREEEVALLVDSIFQFSTSATPVDLTEKFVTLSANITFRMAFGTNFGATDFEKDRFKKLIDDAQALLGSFSANEYFPHVGWIIDKVSGYHTKTERVFHELDTFFRWVIDDHIKHGNGRTDNGQEDIVDVLLRMEKEQTGVGSIQLTKDHIKAVLMDLFLAGVNTSAVTLIWAMSEIARNPRVMKKAQEEVRNVIGNRERVTESDIDELPYLHMVIKETLRLHPPAPLLLPREAMSNFKINGYEIYPKTLIQINIWAIGRDPNYWKDPEEFFPERFVDSSIEFTGQNFEFLPFGAGRRGCPALYMGTISVELVLANLLYYFDWKLPNGVEGINMEEKAVPSLTVSKKEALKLVPVNFLQ; encoded by the exons ATGGTTCTCTATACCTTATCCTTGTGGATGCCTGTTTTCCTTCTCCCTTTTCTACTTCTAATTAAAAGAAAGATGGGAGTTGAAAGAGAAAACAAGCATCTTCCACCAAGCCCTCACAAGTTTCCAATTATAGGCAACGTTCATCAACTTGGAGGATTGCCTCACCGCTCCTTGTGGCAACTCTCCAAGAAATATGGCCCAGTCATGCTTCTCCAACTTGGTCGTGTACCTGCTGTTGTAATTTCCTCAGCTGGGGCAGCAGAAGAGGTTCTAAAGATTAATGATCTTCTTTGTTGCAGTAGACCTCCCTTAGCTGGTGCTGGAAGACTTTCATACAATTATTCAGACATAGCCTTTGCTCCATATGGTAATTACTGGAGAGAGATTCGGAAAATATGTGTTCTTGAGCTTTTTGGCACAAAAAGGGTGCAGTCGTTTCGGTTCATTAGGGAAGAAGAAGTTGCTTTGTTGGTTGATTCAATCTTTCAGTTTTCAACTTCTGCAACTCCTGTTGATCTTACTGAGAAGTTTGTAACACTTTCTGCAAATATAACATTTAGGATGGCTTTTGGAACAAACTTTGGAGCAACTGATTTTGAAAAGGATAGattcaaaaaattaattgatGATGCCCAGGCCTTGTTGGGAAGCTTCTCTGCAAATGAATACTTTCCACATGTAGGTTGGATTATCGACAAGGTTTCTGGTTATCATACAAAGACAGAAAGAGTTTTCCATGAGCTGGATACTTTCTTCCGATGGGTAATTGATGATCATATTAAACATGGAAATGGAAGGACAGACAATGGACAGGAAGACATTGTTGATGTGCTACTAAGAATGGAGAAGGAGCAAACTGGAGTTGGTTCAATTCAGCTGACAAAAGATCACATTAAGGCAGTTCTCATG GACCTATTTTTGGCTGGAGTAAACACCAGTGCAGTTACCCTGATCTGGGCTATGTCAGAGATCGCTAGGAATCCAAGAGTGATGAAGAAAGCACAAGAAGAAGTTAGAAATGTTATAGGAAATAGAGAAAGAGTCACAGAAAGTGACATTGATGAGCTTCCTTACCTTCACATGGTAATAAAAGAAACTCTGAGATTGCACCCTCCTGCCCCATTGCTACTTCCAAGAGAAGCCATGTCGAATTTTAAAATCAATGGTTATGAAATTTATCCCAAAACGCTGATCCAAATCAATATTTGGGCAATTGGAAGAGATCCTAACTACTGGAAGGACCCAGAAGAATTCTTTCCTGAAAGGTTTGTGGATAGTTCCATTGAATTTACAGGacaaaattttgagtttttgccaTTTGGAGCTGGTAGAAGAGGTTGCCCTGCACTATATATGGGAACTATATCAGTGGAGCTTGTGCTtgcaaatttattatattattttgatTGGAAACTGCCAAATGGAGTTGAAGGAATCAACATGGAAGAAAAAGCTGTTCCTAGTCTCACCGTATCCAAGAAGGAAGCTCTCAAACTTGTGCCTGTCAATTTCCTGCAGTAG
- the LOC110651752 gene encoding cytochrome P450 71B10 codes for MAPYALPLWLVFLVLSLFFVFKKKEDKRRDKQLPPSPPKFPILGNLHQLGELLHQSYCQLSKKYGPVMLLKFGCKPIVVVSSAEAAKEVLKDHDLACCSRPQLSGAGRLSYNYSDVAFAPYGDYWRNMKKLIILELFSLKRVKSFQSLREGEIELFINSISESAASATPVNLTEKLFTLTANITFKMSFGFDYRGTNFDRNRFHEVVHDAEAVAGSFSMGELIPYVGWIIDWITAHHARTERVFHELDTFFQCVFNDHLKPDRKKEKDDMIDVLLGIEKEQTELGNVKFTNNNIKGVLLNLFAAGVDTSAITVNWAMAELARNPRVMKKVQDEIRNQVGKKGRLTEDDIDKLEYLKMVIKETFRLHPAAPLLLPRETISHCKISGYDIYPKTIIQVNAWAIGRDPQYWKDPEQFFPERFADSSIDFKGQNFEFLPFGAGRRICPGIHMATITTENILANLLYWFDWKLPNGMKREDINMEEKAGVSLTVSKKISLSLVPVKYLQ; via the exons ATGGCTCCTTATGCTCTCCCTTTGTGGCTTGTTTTCTTAGTCCTGTCTCTATTCTTCGTCTTCAAAAAGAAGGAAGACAAAAGACGAGATAAGCAGCTCCCGCCAAGCCCtcccaagtttccaattttaggCAACCTGCACCAACTTGGTGAATTGCTTCACCAATCTTACTGTCAACTCTCCAAGAAATATGGCCCTGTCATGCTTCTCAAATTTGGTTGTAAACCAATTGTTGTAGTCTCCTCTGCTGAGGCAGCAAAAGAGGTCTTAAAAGATCATGATCTTGCCTGTTGCAGCAGACCTCAATTATCTGGCGCTGGCAGACTCTCCTACAATTATTCAGATGTAGCCTTTGCACCATACGGTGATTACTGGAGAAACATGAAAAAACTAATTATTCTTGAGCTCTTTAGCTTGAAAAGGGTGAAGTCTTTTCAGTCCCTAAGGGAAGGAGAAATTGAATTGTTCATCAATTCAATCTCCGAATCAGCAGCTTCTGCTACTCCTGTTAATCTTACTGAAAAGTTGTTCACCCTTACTGCAAATATCACCTTCAAAATGTCTTTTGGATTTGATTATCGTGGTACCAACTTTGACAGGAATAGATTTCATGAAGTGGTTCATGATGCTGAAGCTGTGGCTGGAAGTTTCTCCATGGGTGAATTAATCCCATATGTTGGCTGGATCATTGATTGGATAACTGCTCATCATGCCAGGACTGAAAGAGTTTTCCATGAGTTAGATACTTTCTTCCAATGTGTATTCAATGATCATCTTAAGCCTGATAGGAAAAAGGAGAAGGATGACATGATTGATGTGCTGTTAGGAATAGAGAAGGAACAAACTGAACTTGGAAATGTTAAGTTCACAAATAATAACATTAAGGGAGTCCTCCTG AATTTATTTGCAGCTGGTGTAGACACTTCTGCTATTACTGTGAATTGGGCAATGGCAGAGCTTGCAAGAAATCCAAGAGTGATGAAGAAAGTGCAAGATGAAATAAGAAATCAGGTTGGAAAGAAAGGAAGATTGACTGAAGATGATATTGATAAGCTTGAATACCTCAAGATGGTAATAAAAGAGACTTTCAGATTGCATCCTGCAGCCCCACTACTACTTCCAAGAGAAACCATTTCTCACTGTAAAATCAGTGGCTATGATATTTATCCTAAAACCATCATCCAAGTTAATGCATGGGCAATTGGGCGCGATCCTCAGTACTGGAAGGACCCAGAACAGTTCTTTCCTGAAAGATTTGCTGATAGCTCCATTGACTTTAAGGGacaaaattttgagtttttgccaTTTGGAGCTGGTAGAAGAATTTGTCCTGGAATACATATGGCAACAATAACAACAGAGAATATACTTGCAAATCTTCTGTATTGGTTCGATTGGAAACTGCCCAATGGGATGAAGAGAGAAGACATTAACATGGAAGAGAAAGCTGGTGTTAGTCTTACCGTCTCTAAAAAGATATCACTTAGCCTTGTGCCTGTGAAGTACCTTCAGTAA